In Pyrus communis chromosome 8, drPyrComm1.1, whole genome shotgun sequence, one genomic interval encodes:
- the LOC137742027 gene encoding ruBisCO large subunit-binding protein subunit alpha-like isoform X2, with protein MASANALTSASVLCSPKQSLRRGVNQQQNNRVNYRQSRGRFVVKSSAKEIAFDQHSRRALQAGIDKLADAVGLTLGPRGRNVVLDEYGSPKVVNDGVTIARAIELPDAMENAGAALIREVASKTNDSAGDGTTTASILAREIIKLGLLSVTSGANPVSIKKGIEKTVQGLVEELENKSRPVKGRDDVKAVATISAGNDEQIGTMIADAIDKVGPDGVLSIESSSSFETTVEVEEGMEIDRGYISPQFVTNPEKLVVEFENARVLVTDQKISAIKDIIPLLEKTTQLRTPLLIIAEDVSGEALATLVVNKLRGILNVAAIKAPGFGERRKALLQDIAILTGAEFQASDLSLLVENTSVEQLGLARKVTISKDSTTIIADAASKDELQARIAQLKKELSETDSVYDSEKLAERIAKLSGGVAVIKVGAATETELEDRKLRIEDAKNATFAAIEEGIVPGGGAALVHLSVYVPAIKEKLLDADEQLGADIVQKALVAPAALIAQNAGIEGEVVVEKIRDSEWEVGYNAMTDKYENLVDAGVIDPAKVTRCALQNAASVAGMVLTTQAIVVEKAKPKSAAAAAPQGMTL; from the exons ATGGCGTCGGCCAACGCTCTTACTTCTGCTTCCGTCCTCTGCTCTCCCAAACAG AGTTTGAGAAGGGGGGTGAATCAGCAGCAAAACAATAGGGTGAATTACAGGCAATCAAGGGGTCGCTTTGTTGTGAAGTCCTCTGCAAAGGAAATTGCTTTTGACCAGCATTCAAGGCGTGCGCTACAGGCCGGAATTGATAAGCTTGCGGACGCTGTTGGCCTTACTCTTGGTCCTAGGG GGAGGAATGTTGTATTGGATGAGTATGGTAGTCCTAAAGTTGTCAATGATGGAGTCACTATTGCTAGAGCTATTGAGTTACCTGACGCAATGGAAAATGCTGGTGCAGCCCTAATTAGAGAG GTTGCTAGCAAGACCAATGACTCTGCTGGTGATGGAACAACAACTGCATCAATTCTTGCACGGGAGATAATCAAGCTAGGGCTCTTGAGTGTGACCTCTGGTGCAAATCCTGTTTCGATAAAGAAGGGTATTGAGAAAACGGTACAAGGGCTGGTGGAGGAGCTAGAGAATAAGTCTAGGCCTGTTAAGGGTCGTGATGACGTTAAGG CTGTCGCAACTATTTCTGCTGGAAATGATGAGCAAATTGGGACAATGATTGCTGATGCTATTGACAAGGTTGGACCTGATGGTGTCCTGTCGATTGAGTCATCCTCCTCATTTGAGACTACCGTTGAGGTAGAAGAAGGAATGGAG ATTGACAGAGGATATATCTCCCCTCAATTTGTTACAAACCCTGAGAAATTGGTTGTTGAATTTGAGAATGCAAGAGTTTTGGTTACTGACCAGAAGATTTCAGCTATCAAGGACATAATTCCATTGTTGGAGAAAACCACTCAGTTGAGAACCCCTCTGCTTATAATTGCTGAGGATGTCTCTGGGGAGGCTTTGGCGACTCTTGTTGTGAACAAGTTGAGGGGTATACTGAATGTTGCCGCTATCAAAGCTCCCGGTTTTGGTGAACGGAGAAAGGCTctcctccaagatattgcgatttTGACAG GAGCTGAGTTTCAAGCCAGTGATCTGAGTCTACTGGTTGAGAACACCTCAGTTGAGCAGCTTGGTTTGGCCCGAAAGGTGACAATCTCAAAGGACTCAACTACCATTATTGCTGATGCAGCATCAAAAGATGAGTTGCAGGCCAGAATTGCACAGCTGAAGAAAGAGTTGTCTGAGACAGATTCTGTTTATGATTCAGAAAAACTGGCTGAGAGGATTGCCAAATTATCAGGTGGGGTTGCTGTTATAAAGGTCGGTGCTGCAACAGAGACTGAACTTGAGGACCGTAAGCTCCGTATTGAGGATGCCAAGAATGCTACTTTTGCTGCCATAGAGGAAGGGATTGTCCCTGGTGGTGGTGCTGCTTTGGTGCATCTCTCAGTATATGTTCCTGCCATCAAGGAAAAACTTCTCGATGCAGATGAGCAGCTAGGTGCTGACATTGTCCAGAAG GCACTTGTAGCACCAGCAGCATTGATAGCTCAAAACGCAGGAATTGAAGGCGAAGTGGTGGTGGAAAAAATAAGGGATAGTGAATGGGAGGTTGGTTACAATGCAATGACAGACAAGTACGAGAACTTGGTGGATGCCGGTGTTATCGATCCAGCAAAGGTAACAAGATGTGCTTTGCAGAACGCAGCCTCGGTTGCCGGAATGGTCTTGACCACTCAGGCCATTGTGGTGGAAAAGGCTAAGCCCAAGTCGGCTGCGGCCGCTGCCCCACAAGGCATGACTCTGTAA
- the LOC137742027 gene encoding ruBisCO large subunit-binding protein subunit alpha-like isoform X1, which yields MASANALTSASVLCSPKQQSLRRGVNQQQNNRVNYRQSRGRFVVKSSAKEIAFDQHSRRALQAGIDKLADAVGLTLGPRGRNVVLDEYGSPKVVNDGVTIARAIELPDAMENAGAALIREVASKTNDSAGDGTTTASILAREIIKLGLLSVTSGANPVSIKKGIEKTVQGLVEELENKSRPVKGRDDVKAVATISAGNDEQIGTMIADAIDKVGPDGVLSIESSSSFETTVEVEEGMEIDRGYISPQFVTNPEKLVVEFENARVLVTDQKISAIKDIIPLLEKTTQLRTPLLIIAEDVSGEALATLVVNKLRGILNVAAIKAPGFGERRKALLQDIAILTGAEFQASDLSLLVENTSVEQLGLARKVTISKDSTTIIADAASKDELQARIAQLKKELSETDSVYDSEKLAERIAKLSGGVAVIKVGAATETELEDRKLRIEDAKNATFAAIEEGIVPGGGAALVHLSVYVPAIKEKLLDADEQLGADIVQKALVAPAALIAQNAGIEGEVVVEKIRDSEWEVGYNAMTDKYENLVDAGVIDPAKVTRCALQNAASVAGMVLTTQAIVVEKAKPKSAAAAAPQGMTL from the exons ATGGCGTCGGCCAACGCTCTTACTTCTGCTTCCGTCCTCTGCTCTCCCAAACAG CAGAGTTTGAGAAGGGGGGTGAATCAGCAGCAAAACAATAGGGTGAATTACAGGCAATCAAGGGGTCGCTTTGTTGTGAAGTCCTCTGCAAAGGAAATTGCTTTTGACCAGCATTCAAGGCGTGCGCTACAGGCCGGAATTGATAAGCTTGCGGACGCTGTTGGCCTTACTCTTGGTCCTAGGG GGAGGAATGTTGTATTGGATGAGTATGGTAGTCCTAAAGTTGTCAATGATGGAGTCACTATTGCTAGAGCTATTGAGTTACCTGACGCAATGGAAAATGCTGGTGCAGCCCTAATTAGAGAG GTTGCTAGCAAGACCAATGACTCTGCTGGTGATGGAACAACAACTGCATCAATTCTTGCACGGGAGATAATCAAGCTAGGGCTCTTGAGTGTGACCTCTGGTGCAAATCCTGTTTCGATAAAGAAGGGTATTGAGAAAACGGTACAAGGGCTGGTGGAGGAGCTAGAGAATAAGTCTAGGCCTGTTAAGGGTCGTGATGACGTTAAGG CTGTCGCAACTATTTCTGCTGGAAATGATGAGCAAATTGGGACAATGATTGCTGATGCTATTGACAAGGTTGGACCTGATGGTGTCCTGTCGATTGAGTCATCCTCCTCATTTGAGACTACCGTTGAGGTAGAAGAAGGAATGGAG ATTGACAGAGGATATATCTCCCCTCAATTTGTTACAAACCCTGAGAAATTGGTTGTTGAATTTGAGAATGCAAGAGTTTTGGTTACTGACCAGAAGATTTCAGCTATCAAGGACATAATTCCATTGTTGGAGAAAACCACTCAGTTGAGAACCCCTCTGCTTATAATTGCTGAGGATGTCTCTGGGGAGGCTTTGGCGACTCTTGTTGTGAACAAGTTGAGGGGTATACTGAATGTTGCCGCTATCAAAGCTCCCGGTTTTGGTGAACGGAGAAAGGCTctcctccaagatattgcgatttTGACAG GAGCTGAGTTTCAAGCCAGTGATCTGAGTCTACTGGTTGAGAACACCTCAGTTGAGCAGCTTGGTTTGGCCCGAAAGGTGACAATCTCAAAGGACTCAACTACCATTATTGCTGATGCAGCATCAAAAGATGAGTTGCAGGCCAGAATTGCACAGCTGAAGAAAGAGTTGTCTGAGACAGATTCTGTTTATGATTCAGAAAAACTGGCTGAGAGGATTGCCAAATTATCAGGTGGGGTTGCTGTTATAAAGGTCGGTGCTGCAACAGAGACTGAACTTGAGGACCGTAAGCTCCGTATTGAGGATGCCAAGAATGCTACTTTTGCTGCCATAGAGGAAGGGATTGTCCCTGGTGGTGGTGCTGCTTTGGTGCATCTCTCAGTATATGTTCCTGCCATCAAGGAAAAACTTCTCGATGCAGATGAGCAGCTAGGTGCTGACATTGTCCAGAAG GCACTTGTAGCACCAGCAGCATTGATAGCTCAAAACGCAGGAATTGAAGGCGAAGTGGTGGTGGAAAAAATAAGGGATAGTGAATGGGAGGTTGGTTACAATGCAATGACAGACAAGTACGAGAACTTGGTGGATGCCGGTGTTATCGATCCAGCAAAGGTAACAAGATGTGCTTTGCAGAACGCAGCCTCGGTTGCCGGAATGGTCTTGACCACTCAGGCCATTGTGGTGGAAAAGGCTAAGCCCAAGTCGGCTGCGGCCGCTGCCCCACAAGGCATGACTCTGTAA